A region of Cyanobium sp. ATX 6F1 DNA encodes the following proteins:
- a CDS encoding HD-GYP domain-containing protein: MAVLEARDSVTYVHSQRMADLSAALAIELGLNSQDALSIRVGALLHDIGMIALPIDILSKPRELSISELAAVTGHPLTGYAVLRNIPLPLSMNLAVLQHHERLDGSGYPHGLKGQAICQAARILAVADTVEAMVSERPYRDAPGLDAALDLIEQGKHRLFDSKVVEACCRLFLDKDYAFPESFPSYLNPESSDSSNSAGERASGGAERPLF, encoded by the coding sequence TTGGCGGTCCTGGAAGCGCGCGACAGCGTCACCTACGTTCATTCGCAGCGGATGGCGGATCTTTCAGCCGCCCTCGCGATCGAACTAGGGCTCAATTCCCAGGATGCTTTGAGCATCCGTGTTGGAGCATTACTCCACGACATCGGCATGATCGCCCTTCCCATCGACATCCTCAGCAAGCCCCGGGAATTGTCGATCTCTGAACTCGCCGCCGTCACCGGCCATCCCCTCACCGGCTATGCGGTGCTGCGCAACATCCCCCTGCCGCTGTCGATGAACCTGGCCGTGCTCCAGCACCATGAGCGGCTCGACGGCAGTGGCTATCCCCATGGGCTCAAGGGCCAGGCCATCTGCCAGGCCGCCCGCATCCTGGCGGTGGCCGACACGGTGGAGGCGATGGTCAGCGAGCGGCCCTATCGGGACGCCCCAGGCCTGGACGCGGCGCTTGATTTGATCGAACAGGGGAAACATCGATTGTTCGATTCCAAAGTGGTCGAAGCCTGCTGTCGGCTCTTCCTCGATAAGGACTATGCCTTCCCGGAATCGTTTCCCTCCTACCTGAATCCGGAATCGTCGGATTCGAGCAATTCCGCTGGCGAGCGCGCCAGTGGCGGGGCAGAGCGGCCCCTGTTCTGA
- the psaK gene encoding photosystem I reaction center subunit PsaK: protein MITPLLAIAPASLSWSPKVALVMIVANVIAIGIGKATIQQPNVGAKLPNSAFFGGMSHASLLATTSLGHIFGIGAIQGLAARGVL, encoded by the coding sequence ATGATCACACCTCTCCTGGCTATCGCCCCCGCCTCGCTTTCCTGGTCGCCGAAAGTGGCCCTGGTGATGATCGTCGCCAACGTGATCGCGATCGGCATCGGCAAGGCCACCATCCAGCAACCCAACGTGGGCGCCAAACTGCCCAACTCCGCCTTCTTCGGCGGCATGAGCCACGCTTCTCTGCTGGCCACCACCAGCCTGGGGCACATCTTCGGCATTGGCGCCATCCAGGGCCTGGCCGCCCGCGGCGTGCTCTGA
- a CDS encoding YggT family protein encodes MEALSLLLNVLAQTLSIYTLILLVRVLLSWFPNLDWSNPVLSTVSSITDPYLNAFRGLIPPLGGLDLSAIIAFIALNVAQSLLGGLSASLIGGGLG; translated from the coding sequence ATGGAAGCCCTGAGCCTTTTGCTCAACGTGCTGGCCCAGACATTGAGCATCTACACCTTGATCCTCTTGGTTCGGGTACTGCTCAGTTGGTTCCCGAATCTCGATTGGAGCAACCCGGTGCTCTCGACGGTGAGCTCGATCACCGACCCTTACTTGAATGCGTTCCGGGGCCTGATCCCGCCCCTGGGGGGACTTGATCTCTCGGCGATCATCGCCTTCATTGCCCTCAACGTGGCGCAGTCCTTGTTGGGGGGGCTGAGTGCCTCCCTGATCGGCGGCGGCCTCGGCTAG
- a CDS encoding DUF2499 domain-containing protein — MHALSVPTWWIHITSVLEWALAMLAVQHWGRQRQEPEWTWLALAMVPALVSAMAACTWHLFDNAAELQGLVVFQAATTLVGNGAMAGAAWQLMRTR; from the coding sequence ATGCACGCCCTTTCGGTACCCACCTGGTGGATCCACATCACTTCGGTGCTGGAGTGGGCCCTGGCGATGCTGGCGGTGCAGCACTGGGGGCGTCAGCGTCAGGAACCTGAGTGGACCTGGCTGGCCCTGGCGATGGTGCCGGCCCTGGTCAGCGCCATGGCCGCCTGCACCTGGCACCTGTTCGACAACGCCGCCGAACTCCAGGGGCTGGTGGTGTTCCAGGCGGCCACCACCTTGGTGGGCAATGGGGCCATGGCCGGTGCCGCCTGGCAGCTGATGCGGACCCGATGA
- a CDS encoding ABC transporter permease, translated as MAVQLPLRETVSMALSTLRANRLRSLLTMLGIVIGNASVITLVGVGTGAQNLAEGQLNTLGANVLFIVPGNNDTRRQGIDTPKTLVLEDAEAIAQQVPSIRRVAPQVTLNEVVQAGSNTANATISGITPDFLSVRRFDVAQGRFLTEKDLQSARNVAVIGPDLRDKLLPSGGSSIGRSIRIRDQAFEVIGVMAPKGGAFGSNPDEAAYIPLTTMVSKLSGRDPSFGVTLSFISVEARDEASTNAAKFQITNLLRQRHKILREDDFAVRSQKDALAIVGTITGGLTLMLAAIGGVSLLVGGIGIMNIMLVSVSERTEEIGLRKAVGARSSDVLLQFLVESLVLAVLGGVIGSAVGLTAIAGVSRFTALPAAISAGSVLFTVGLSGSIGLFFGVVPARRAARLDPITALRSL; from the coding sequence GTGGCCGTCCAACTCCCCCTGCGGGAAACGGTGTCCATGGCCCTCAGCACCCTGAGGGCCAATCGGCTGCGAAGCCTGCTCACCATGCTGGGCATCGTGATCGGCAACGCCTCGGTGATCACCTTGGTGGGGGTGGGCACCGGGGCCCAGAACCTGGCTGAGGGTCAGCTCAACACCCTTGGCGCGAACGTGCTGTTCATCGTGCCCGGCAACAACGACACGCGCCGCCAGGGGATCGACACCCCCAAGACCCTGGTGTTGGAAGACGCGGAGGCGATTGCCCAGCAGGTGCCGAGCATTCGGCGGGTGGCACCGCAGGTGACCCTCAACGAGGTGGTGCAGGCCGGCTCCAACACCGCCAATGCCACCATTTCCGGAATCACCCCTGATTTCCTGAGTGTGCGGCGTTTCGACGTCGCCCAAGGCCGATTCCTGACTGAGAAAGACCTTCAGTCGGCCCGCAACGTGGCCGTGATCGGCCCCGATCTCCGCGACAAGCTGCTGCCCTCCGGAGGCTCCTCCATCGGCCGCAGCATCCGCATCCGCGATCAGGCCTTCGAGGTGATCGGCGTCATGGCGCCAAAAGGTGGCGCCTTCGGCTCCAACCCCGATGAGGCCGCTTACATCCCTCTCACCACCATGGTGAGCAAGCTCAGTGGCCGCGACCCCAGCTTCGGGGTGACCCTGAGTTTCATCAGTGTGGAAGCCCGCGACGAAGCCAGCACCAACGCGGCCAAATTTCAGATCACCAACCTGCTGCGCCAGCGGCACAAGATTCTTCGCGAAGACGACTTCGCCGTACGTTCTCAAAAGGACGCCCTGGCGATCGTGGGCACCATCACCGGCGGCCTGACCCTGATGCTGGCGGCCATCGGTGGGGTGTCGCTGCTGGTGGGCGGTATTGGAATCATGAACATCATGTTGGTATCGGTGAGCGAACGCACCGAGGAGATCGGGTTGCGCAAGGCGGTGGGGGCGCGCAGCAGCGATGTGCTGCTGCAGTTCCTGGTGGAGTCCTTGGTGCTGGCGGTCCTCGGTGGGGTCATCGGCAGCGCGGTGGGCCTGACGGCCATAGCTGGCGTCAGCCGTTTCACGGCGCTGCCCGCGGCAATCAGTGCCGGCAGTGTTCTGTTCACCGTCGGGCTTTCCGGATCGATCGGCCTGTTCTTCGGTGTGGTGCCCGCCCGCCGGGCGGCCCGGCTGGATCCGATCACGGCTCTGCGCAGCCTCTGA
- a CDS encoding DUF3593 domain-containing protein has product MNELLSGLLRDWARFDPAPLFVLSLVPYLAFLWWASRSGRFPPLALRGFQMTLVFVAVTIVAAVVAQQTYGAQLADVDPLHGGAEAFLTLSNLLVLLGFSARAKS; this is encoded by the coding sequence ATGAATGAGCTTCTCAGCGGCCTGCTGCGCGACTGGGCCCGCTTCGATCCAGCCCCGCTGTTCGTGCTCTCCCTGGTGCCCTACCTGGCGTTCCTGTGGTGGGCCAGCCGCAGCGGCCGCTTTCCGCCCCTGGCCCTGCGGGGCTTTCAGATGACCCTGGTGTTCGTGGCGGTCACGATCGTGGCCGCCGTGGTGGCCCAGCAGACGTACGGCGCCCAGCTGGCCGATGTGGACCCCCTCCATGGCGGGGCTGAGGCCTTTTTGACCCTCAGCAACCTGCTGGTGCTGCTGGGGTTCAGTGCCCGCGCCAAATCCTGA
- a CDS encoding nucleoside triphosphate pyrophosphohydrolase family protein translates to MDLDAYQRQARQTARYPEVGSNPIYPTLGLCGEAGEVADKVKKVLRDRQGVFDASVLDGLKLELGDVLWYVAQLASELGFSLEEIGQANLSKLADRAARDAISGSGDHR, encoded by the coding sequence ATGGATCTTGACGCCTATCAGCGCCAGGCGCGCCAGACCGCCCGTTACCCCGAGGTGGGCTCCAACCCCATCTACCCCACCCTCGGCCTTTGCGGTGAGGCGGGTGAGGTGGCCGATAAGGTCAAGAAGGTGCTGCGGGATCGACAGGGGGTGTTCGATGCCTCGGTGCTCGACGGACTCAAGCTGGAGCTGGGGGATGTCCTTTGGTATGTGGCCCAATTGGCGAGCGAGCTGGGCTTCAGCCTCGAGGAGATCGGCCAGGCCAACCTGAGCAAACTGGCCGATCGCGCCGCCCGCGACGCCATCTCCGGTAGCGGCGATCACCGTTGA
- the dxs gene encoding 1-deoxy-D-xylulose-5-phosphate synthase, with protein sequence MHLSELSHPNQLHGLSVAELEAIARQIREKHLEVVSTSGGHLGPGLGVVELTLALYQTLDLDHDRVVWDVGHQAYPHKLITGRYNQFHTLRQRSGVAGYLKRSESRFDHFGAGHASTSISAALGMALARDRRGEEFKCVAVIGDGALTGGMALEAINHAGHLPHTRLLVVLNDNDMSISPPVGALSTYLNRMRLSPPVQFLSGNAEEAIKHLPFLHGELPSELKTLKESMKRLAVPKVGAVFEELGFTYMGPIDGHNIAEMVRTFQAAHRSEGPVLVHVATTKGKGYPYAEADQVGYHAQSAFDLKTGKAFPSSKPKPPSYSKVFGQTLVKICEQDPTVVGITAAMATGTGLDLLEKSLPKQYFDVGIAEQHAVTMAAGMATAGLKPVVAIYSTFLQRAFDQLIHDVGIQKLPVTFVLDRAGIVGADGPTHQGQYDISYLRAIPNFTVMAPKDEAELQRMLVTSIQHSGPCAIRFPRGEGEGVPLMEEGWEPLEIGRAEQLADGDDLLIVAYGSMVAPAMATAGLLQEQGVRASVINARFLRPLDEALIAPMARRIGRLVTMEEGALAGGFGAAVVEALSDLEVLVPTLRIGIPDQLVDHASPDQSKQALGLTPPQMADRILERFGAAIRRQPLAV encoded by the coding sequence ATGCATCTCAGTGAGCTGAGCCATCCGAATCAGTTGCATGGGCTCAGCGTTGCTGAACTCGAGGCGATCGCCCGCCAGATTCGCGAGAAACATCTGGAGGTGGTCTCCACCAGCGGCGGTCACCTGGGCCCTGGTCTGGGGGTGGTGGAGCTCACCTTGGCCCTCTACCAAACCCTTGACCTCGACCACGACCGGGTGGTCTGGGATGTGGGGCACCAGGCTTACCCCCACAAGCTGATCACCGGCCGCTACAACCAATTCCACACCCTGCGCCAGCGCTCGGGTGTGGCGGGCTATCTCAAACGCTCCGAGAGTCGTTTCGATCATTTCGGCGCCGGCCACGCCTCCACCAGCATTTCGGCCGCCCTGGGCATGGCCCTGGCCCGCGACCGCCGGGGCGAGGAGTTCAAGTGCGTGGCTGTGATCGGCGATGGGGCCCTCACCGGCGGCATGGCCCTCGAGGCGATCAACCACGCCGGTCACCTGCCCCACACCAGGTTGCTGGTGGTCCTCAACGACAACGACATGTCGATCAGCCCACCGGTGGGGGCCCTTTCCACTTACCTCAACCGCATGCGGCTGAGTCCGCCGGTGCAATTCCTCTCCGGGAACGCCGAGGAGGCGATCAAGCACCTTCCCTTCCTGCACGGGGAGCTCCCCAGCGAGCTCAAGACCCTCAAAGAGAGCATGAAGCGGTTAGCGGTGCCGAAGGTTGGCGCGGTGTTCGAGGAGCTGGGCTTCACCTACATGGGCCCGATCGATGGTCACAACATCGCCGAGATGGTGCGCACCTTCCAGGCGGCCCATCGCAGCGAGGGGCCGGTGCTGGTGCATGTGGCCACCACCAAGGGCAAGGGCTACCCCTACGCCGAGGCCGATCAGGTGGGCTACCACGCCCAGTCGGCCTTCGATCTGAAAACCGGCAAGGCCTTCCCCTCCAGCAAGCCCAAGCCCCCGAGCTACAGCAAGGTCTTCGGCCAGACCCTGGTCAAGATCTGCGAGCAGGACCCCACTGTGGTCGGCATCACCGCCGCCATGGCCACCGGCACGGGCCTCGATCTGCTGGAGAAGTCCCTGCCGAAGCAGTACTTCGACGTGGGCATCGCCGAGCAGCACGCCGTCACCATGGCCGCCGGCATGGCCACCGCCGGCCTCAAGCCCGTGGTGGCGATCTACAGCACCTTCCTGCAGCGTGCTTTCGACCAGCTCATCCACGATGTGGGGATTCAGAAGCTGCCGGTCACCTTCGTGCTCGATCGGGCGGGCATCGTCGGGGCCGATGGCCCCACCCACCAGGGCCAGTACGACATCAGCTACCTGCGGGCCATCCCCAACTTCACGGTCATGGCCCCCAAGGACGAGGCCGAGCTGCAGCGCATGTTGGTGACGTCCATTCAGCACAGCGGCCCCTGCGCGATCCGCTTCCCCCGCGGCGAGGGCGAAGGGGTTCCGCTCATGGAGGAGGGTTGGGAGCCCCTGGAGATCGGCCGGGCTGAGCAGCTCGCCGATGGTGATGATCTCTTGATCGTGGCCTACGGGTCCATGGTGGCGCCGGCCATGGCCACTGCTGGGCTCCTCCAGGAGCAGGGGGTGAGGGCCTCGGTGATCAATGCCCGTTTCCTGCGGCCCCTCGATGAGGCCCTGATCGCTCCCATGGCCCGGCGCATCGGTCGGCTGGTGACCATGGAAGAAGGCGCCCTGGCCGGTGGTTTCGGTGCCGCGGTGGTGGAGGCTCTCAGTGATCTGGAGGTGCTTGTGCCCACCTTGCGCATCGGTATCCCTGATCAACTCGTCGACCACGCCAGCCCGGACCAGAGCAAGCAGGCCCTGGGGCTCACACCGCCGCAGATGGCCGACCGCATCCTGGAGCGCTTCGGGGCCGCAATCCGCCGTCAGCCTCTCGCCGTTTGA
- the scpB gene encoding SMC-Scp complex subunit ScpB: MPSEFLSLPAHLEAILYLKGRPLSPGELAEIAGVGRGDVELALITLMADYAHRDTALEIRQEGPRFSLQLRESLGDLVQNLLPVDLSTASLRTLATIALKKRLLQSELVELRGSGAYDHIKELLAQGFIERRRQSDGRSSWLTLSEKFHRTFAIKADDPKGQAPAAPEASVSAEQGQPQTLDAEAVQERLEGLHDWAKAA; encoded by the coding sequence ATGCCCAGCGAATTCCTCTCCCTCCCGGCCCACCTCGAGGCGATCCTCTATCTGAAGGGGCGACCGTTGAGCCCCGGGGAACTGGCGGAGATCGCCGGCGTCGGCCGTGGGGACGTGGAGCTGGCCCTGATCACCTTGATGGCCGACTACGCCCACCGGGACACGGCCCTGGAGATCCGCCAGGAGGGCCCGCGCTTCAGCCTGCAGCTGCGCGAAAGCCTCGGGGATCTGGTGCAGAACCTGCTGCCGGTGGATCTCTCCACCGCCTCCCTGCGCACCCTGGCCACGATCGCCCTCAAGAAACGCCTGCTGCAATCGGAGCTGGTGGAACTCAGGGGCTCTGGGGCCTACGACCACATCAAGGAGCTGCTGGCCCAGGGGTTCATCGAGCGCCGTCGGCAGAGCGACGGTCGCTCCTCCTGGCTCACATTGAGCGAAAAATTTCACCGCACCTTCGCCATCAAGGCCGACGACCCCAAAGGCCAGGCCCCTGCGGCCCCAGAAGCCTCGGTGTCCGCTGAACAGGGCCAACCCCAGACCCTGGACGCCGAAGCCGTCCAGGAAAGGCTTGAGGGCCTGCACGATTGGGCGAAGGCTGCATAG
- a CDS encoding NAD(P)/FAD-dependent oxidoreductase, producing MNLAPAFRCQVLVVGSGPGGADLARRLARAQVEVLLVDRLPDLSQAAFSSAALPLAAIERLELPAQVVASRWSQWQLLGPGEQRRGWASDRPLGVVLEFGALRQWLADEARGWGADLLLGATAQGCQPVAAGMCTRLRLPGGGRTEVISDWVVDATGQERGLIGDPAPGRDPLVEGLGVEWLIELPPERWQPWADRLSFCLGSDWVPQGYGWVFPMQPGQLKVGVCRLMDPASPQPALGPLLARLISRLGLGDHRVLDRHGGLIRSTIGRRESHRRGRLMALGDAVSTANLLGGEGIRHAMTSSQVLAPLLAEALRHPTRADHLMDLYPKRLRRALGWRWGLSGRLARRTWLGLRNSQADRRLDGLLRGLERKNRAEDLSALLFDYRFERYGLRALPDLLGWR from the coding sequence TTGAACCTGGCTCCAGCGTTCCGCTGCCAGGTGCTGGTGGTGGGATCCGGACCAGGGGGAGCTGATCTGGCCCGGCGCCTGGCCCGTGCCCAGGTGGAGGTGTTGCTGGTGGACCGCTTGCCGGACCTCAGCCAGGCGGCCTTCAGCAGCGCCGCCCTCCCCCTGGCGGCCATCGAACGGCTGGAGCTTCCGGCCCAGGTGGTGGCGAGTCGCTGGAGCCAGTGGCAGCTGCTGGGGCCTGGAGAGCAGCGGCGCGGATGGGCTTCCGATCGTCCTTTGGGGGTGGTGCTGGAGTTCGGCGCCCTGCGCCAGTGGCTCGCGGATGAAGCCCGCGGCTGGGGCGCTGATCTGCTGCTGGGAGCCACCGCCCAGGGCTGCCAGCCCGTCGCCGCCGGGATGTGCACGCGCCTGCGTCTCCCTGGAGGAGGCCGCACCGAGGTGATCAGTGATTGGGTGGTCGATGCCACCGGTCAGGAGCGAGGGCTGATCGGCGATCCAGCCCCCGGCCGCGATCCACTGGTGGAGGGGCTGGGGGTGGAGTGGCTGATTGAGCTGCCACCGGAACGCTGGCAGCCCTGGGCCGATCGGCTCAGCTTCTGCCTCGGCTCCGACTGGGTTCCCCAGGGCTACGGCTGGGTGTTTCCAATGCAACCGGGCCAGCTCAAGGTGGGTGTGTGCCGCTTGATGGATCCGGCGAGCCCCCAGCCGGCCCTGGGGCCCTTGTTGGCGCGGCTGATCAGCCGATTGGGCCTGGGCGACCACCGGGTGCTGGATCGCCATGGCGGCCTGATCCGCAGCACCATCGGCCGCCGGGAGAGCCATCGTCGCGGCCGTCTGATGGCCCTGGGGGATGCCGTCAGCACCGCCAATCTGTTGGGGGGCGAGGGCATTCGCCACGCCATGACCAGCAGCCAGGTGCTGGCGCCGTTGCTGGCCGAGGCCCTGCGGCACCCGACTCGGGCCGACCATCTGATGGATCTCTATCCGAAACGCCTGCGCCGGGCCCTGGGCTGGCGCTGGGGTCTGAGCGGCCGCCTGGCGCGACGCACCTGGCTGGGCCTGAGGAATTCCCAGGCCGACCGGCGTCTCGACGGGCTGCTGAGGGGTCTTGAACGCAAAAACAGGGCAGAGGATCTCTCTGCCCTGCTGTTTGATTACCGCTTCGAGCGCTATGGGCTGCGGGCGCTGCCTGATCTATTGGGCTGGCGCTGA
- a CDS encoding PilZ domain-containing protein has translation MTDSSQRHPRRHKRNPMPSSVGLAYEFHLQRGGVHHGEVWDLSAGGACLTLPGRKLIQIDSPGLLFIQHPFQHEGVKLLAHACWTQSSSSITFFGLVFSEGPLKKGTFLDDYMRGSWVDRMAVRQLDQAA, from the coding sequence ATGACTGATTCCAGTCAGCGCCACCCAAGGCGTCACAAGCGCAATCCGATGCCCAGTTCAGTGGGCCTGGCTTATGAGTTCCATCTCCAAAGAGGTGGGGTTCATCACGGAGAGGTCTGGGACCTCAGTGCCGGTGGAGCTTGCCTGACCCTGCCTGGCAGGAAGCTCATTCAGATCGATTCGCCGGGGTTGCTGTTCATTCAACATCCCTTTCAGCATGAAGGCGTGAAACTTCTGGCTCATGCATGCTGGACGCAGTCCAGTTCAAGCATCACCTTTTTTGGACTGGTCTTCAGCGAAGGTCCTCTGAAAAAGGGCACTTTCCTCGATGATTACATGCGCGGATCCTGGGTGGATCGCATGGCTGTTCGTCAACTCGATCAGGCGGCTTGA
- a CDS encoding substrate-binding periplasmic protein, producing the protein MNRLRCLVVALTATGLMLTPAGTGAGAASVLRVGVTDGSQPCSYRQDDVWKGFAVELWQQLASREGLPYVFSAWPSTAALLQATDRGVIDVAVGCLNISSERLKRYRFSLPIQEGGQSLLVRRDRLALGQAIAAALLAPDLLQLLGGFLAAILLVTVALWWVEGHRSNPETKRRGWRRSFAKDFQILATGPGTNTVATTTRGHSLVLLSYLIRIVAASLLVSYVTVNVVRAPLSAGDGTIRTFRDLGGKRVAARPGSISEQLLVEINQLGAQPTIRIVPLSRVSDAGRLITGGLADAVLADDLQLEYVLQGLDRSRLELVMRGIRPESQAFAYSPELPGSITDRIDLAISALKGSGAVANLRRSAIAPAGSAPGR; encoded by the coding sequence ATGAACCGCCTTCGCTGCTTGGTGGTGGCCCTGACGGCCACGGGGCTGATGCTGACCCCAGCGGGCACGGGCGCGGGGGCCGCCTCAGTGCTGCGCGTGGGGGTGACCGATGGCTCCCAGCCCTGCAGCTACAGGCAGGACGACGTCTGGAAGGGGTTCGCGGTGGAGTTGTGGCAACAGCTGGCAAGCCGAGAAGGCCTGCCGTACGTGTTCAGCGCCTGGCCCTCCACTGCGGCCCTGCTGCAGGCCACCGATCGCGGTGTCATCGATGTGGCCGTGGGCTGTCTGAACATCTCCTCAGAACGGCTCAAGCGCTACCGCTTCAGCTTGCCGATCCAGGAAGGTGGCCAGTCGTTGCTGGTGCGCCGCGATCGACTGGCCCTCGGCCAGGCGATCGCGGCCGCCCTGTTGGCGCCGGACCTCCTGCAGCTTCTGGGTGGTTTTCTGGCGGCCATCCTGCTTGTCACCGTGGCCCTGTGGTGGGTCGAAGGGCACCGGTCCAACCCCGAAACCAAACGCAGGGGATGGCGGCGCAGTTTCGCCAAGGATTTCCAGATCCTGGCCACCGGGCCCGGCACCAACACCGTGGCCACCACCACGAGGGGCCACAGTTTGGTGCTGCTGAGTTATCTGATCCGCATCGTCGCGGCCTCGCTGCTGGTGAGCTATGTCACCGTGAACGTCGTGCGTGCCCCCCTTTCGGCCGGTGACGGGACCATCCGCACGTTTCGGGATCTGGGAGGCAAACGGGTGGCGGCCCGGCCCGGCAGCATTAGTGAGCAACTCCTGGTGGAGATCAATCAACTCGGTGCCCAGCCAACGATCAGGATCGTGCCCCTGTCGCGGGTGAGCGATGCAGGGCGACTGATCACGGGCGGGCTCGCCGATGCCGTACTGGCCGACGACCTGCAATTGGAGTATGTGCTCCAGGGACTGGATCGGAGCCGTCTCGAGTTGGTGATGCGGGGCATCCGTCCCGAGTCTCAGGCCTTTGCCTACAGCCCGGAGCTCCCAGGGTCGATCACCGACCGCATCGACCTGGCGATCAGCGCGCTCAAGGGGAGCGGCGCCGTGGCCAACCTGCGCCGCAGCGCCATCGCACCGGCCGGAAGTGCTCCTGGGCGATGA
- the ilvA gene encoding threonine ammonia-lyase, biosynthetic — protein MSDYLQRILRARVYDVAIESPLDPAPNLSARLANKVLLKREDLQPVFSFKLRGAYNKMVGLSATERARGVIAASAGNHAQGVALAAQKLGCTAVIVMPVTTPEMKVRSVAARGAEVVLHGDTYDAAYTEARRLELERGLSFIHPFDDPEVIAGQGTIGLEILRQCSTPPDAIYVAVGGGGLIAGIAAYVKSLWPQVEVIGVEPVDADAMTRSLAAGERVSLEQVGLFADGVAVHRVGEHTFALAQKYVDAMVTVNTDEICAAIKDVFEDTRSILEPAGALSVAGLKADVLRRGLLGKTLVAVACGANMNFDRLRFVAERAELGEEREAMLAVEIPEQPGSLRRLCEVLGSRSLTEFSYRMADSRTAHIFMGVQIKGHDDNQRLAAELEAAGFPCLDLSGNELAKLHLRHMVGGRLPVAEGAGSAGGQVQELLYRFEFPERPGALMAFVNALHPNWTISIFHYRNHGADVGRIVVGVQVSALDRQAWGSFLEGLAYRHWDETNNPAYRLFLGPNSAPRPALA, from the coding sequence ATGAGCGACTACCTGCAGCGGATCCTGAGGGCCAGGGTCTACGACGTGGCGATCGAATCTCCCCTCGATCCCGCCCCCAACCTCTCCGCCCGACTGGCCAACAAGGTGCTGCTGAAACGGGAAGACCTCCAGCCGGTCTTCTCGTTCAAGCTGCGCGGCGCCTACAACAAGATGGTGGGCCTCTCGGCGACCGAGCGCGCCCGGGGTGTGATTGCCGCCAGCGCCGGCAACCATGCCCAGGGGGTGGCCCTGGCGGCCCAGAAACTCGGCTGCACGGCCGTGATCGTGATGCCGGTCACCACACCGGAAATGAAGGTGCGTTCCGTGGCCGCCCGCGGCGCCGAGGTGGTGCTGCACGGCGACACCTATGACGCGGCCTACACCGAGGCCAGGCGCCTGGAGCTGGAGCGAGGCCTCAGCTTCATCCACCCCTTCGATGACCCCGAGGTGATCGCCGGCCAGGGCACGATTGGGCTGGAAATTCTTCGCCAGTGCTCCACCCCCCCCGATGCCATCTACGTGGCTGTGGGCGGCGGCGGGCTGATCGCCGGCATCGCCGCCTATGTGAAAAGCCTCTGGCCCCAGGTGGAGGTGATCGGGGTGGAACCCGTCGACGCCGATGCCATGACCCGCTCCCTGGCGGCGGGCGAGCGGGTCAGTCTTGAGCAGGTGGGCCTGTTCGCCGATGGCGTGGCCGTTCACCGGGTGGGGGAGCACACCTTCGCCCTGGCCCAGAAGTACGTGGACGCCATGGTGACGGTGAACACCGATGAGATCTGCGCAGCCATCAAGGACGTCTTTGAAGACACCCGTTCGATCCTCGAACCCGCCGGTGCCCTGTCGGTGGCGGGGCTGAAGGCGGATGTGCTGCGGCGGGGGCTCTTGGGCAAGACCCTGGTGGCCGTGGCCTGTGGCGCCAACATGAACTTCGACCGCCTGCGCTTCGTGGCCGAACGGGCCGAGCTGGGGGAGGAACGCGAGGCCATGCTGGCGGTGGAAATCCCCGAGCAGCCCGGCAGCCTGAGGCGCCTCTGCGAGGTGCTGGGTTCCCGCAGTCTCACGGAATTCAGCTATCGCATGGCCGATTCCCGGACCGCCCACATCTTCATGGGGGTGCAGATCAAGGGCCACGACGACAACCAACGCCTGGCGGCGGAGCTGGAGGCAGCCGGGTTCCCCTGCCTCGACCTGAGCGGCAACGAACTGGCCAAGCTGCACCTGCGCCACATGGTGGGGGGCCGGTTGCCGGTGGCGGAGGGGGCAGGCTCCGCAGGTGGGCAGGTCCAGGAACTTCTTTACCGTTTTGAGTTCCCTGAGCGACCCGGGGCCCTGATGGCCTTCGTCAACGCCCTGCACCCCAACTGGACGATCAGCATTTTCCATTACCGCAACCACGGTGCGGATGTGGGCCGGATCGTGGTGGGAGTGCAGGTGAGCGCCCTGGATCGCCAGGCCTGGGGCAGCTTCCTGGAGGGCCTCGCCTACCGCCACTGGGATGAGACCAACAACCCCGCCTACCGGTTGTTCCTCGGACCGAACTCCGCGCCCAGGCCCGCACTGGCCTGA